The Paenibacillus yonginensis genome segment TATGCAAGTTTGAGATGGGACGCTTAGAAGGCACTGACATCCGGATCGGCTGTTTGAGACTGTCTTGGGAATAAAAAGCCTGTGGCATAAGGAGAATATTGACCTTTTAGCCGGAACCCTTTTTCGATCTCCACAGCCGCCTGGCGTGCATCTTCGGCCGTTCTTCTGCCTGTCACCATGTCGTGCATCAGGTTTAAAGCCATAAAATTAGCCGCTTCCAGATCACATTTAGCTGTAGCTTCACCAGCCGTCCGATCGGGATACAAGCTGCCGTCAAACCGCGCTAAATCATCGTAAAACTGGACAGGAACCTTGTAATCAATGGTCTGCTCCAAGTAATCCAGATGCGGTGTCGGAGTATTATGAGGCACGGTTTGAAGATGAACAACCGTACGTTTCCACGGGCCGTTGTTATACCAAGTAATTTTAGTCCAGCTGAAATCTTGAGGCATGCCGTATTTGCGGATGAACAGATGAACCGTATTCTTTTGCTCCTCCGGCCACGCCGCCAGAATTTGATCTAAAACCGAATGATAAGCATTATTATACACGTGAACAATTCCCTCCCGCTAACAGATACAGTATGGTATGCGGGGCTGGTGCCTAGAGTGACAAATATGGTTTCTTTGCTCTCGTTAGCTTGGTCCTGCAATAATATTGAGTTCTGATCTTAAACGTTCTTTTATATTTATTTTGTTGTCTTTAATTTTTTCTCAGCCTTGTAGTCTTTTTTATAACCTTGTTGCTCTCCATGTATGAATCCCAAGAATCAAGGGATTCGTCGTGGTTCAGCTTCAATTGAAGTTTCACACAGAGGCCCTTCCGTCAAACACACTCGCATATATTCTCGGTGTGGGTAGTGGATTGGCTTTCATTAACAATAGAAACTTGTCCCACGTGTAGCTGTTCCGTTGGCTTCTTCGGTTCAACCATTTAAATAGCAGTCGCATTGTACCGTACCAGTATCTCGAGAGCATTGGACCGTTGTCGGTGATGCCGTAGTATCTGTAGTGTCCTATAAGTTTTGCTTTGAGCTGTTCGAGCAGTAATTTGACCTGTAGGGCTCGGTTCGCCTTTATCCATTCCTTCATTCGATTGAGTGCAGCTTGTAATTTCTTTCTACTCGTTTGTCGCTTCACCCTGAATTTTCCGTTCCTGCTTTTACTACAGTAGTGGGTAAACCCCAAGAAATCGAATGTTTCCGGCTTGTCCTCACCCTTTCTTTTCTTGTTCTGAGCTGCAAACTGGCCAAATTCTATAATCTTGCTCTTTCCCGGCTCTATTTCTAGGTTGAACTTCTTAAGCCTATCTTTAAGTTGTAGGTAATAGTTTCGAGCTTCGCCTTCGGATTGAAAACAACATACGAAATCATCTGCATAACGGACTATTTGAGTCTGGCCTCTGAATCGTTTTCTCATTCGTTTTTCAAACCATAAGTCCAGCACGTAGTGCAGATAAATGTTAGCAAGTACGGGAGAGATGATTCCACCCTGCGGCGTTCCTTGTACAGTTTGCCGTAGGATTCCCTCCTCCATCATACCTGCTTTGAGCATACGTTGAATCAGTTGCAGCAGTTTACGGTCCTTGATTCGAACCTCTAGACATTTCATCATCCATTTGTGATCGACATTGTCGAAGAAACCCGCTATATCCGCATCCACGACCCAGTTTATTTTCTTCGTCATGATTGTCGTATGCAACATACGCAATGATTCATGACAACCGCGCCCCGGCCGAAAGCCAAATGACGAATTAAGAAAATCCTGCTCATATATGGCAGACAAGATTTTACTCACTGCTAACTGAACAATCTTATCTTCGTACGCTGGAATTCCTAACAGCCTCATCTTTTTGCTTCCAGGCTTAGGAATATAAACTCGCCTGACGGGTTGAGGCTTGAAAGCCCTTGTTCGCAAGGCTTGATGGAGATTACTTAGATTCGCATGTAGATCCTCTTCATACATGGCCTTGGTTACCTCGTCTACCCCGACAGCTTTGTTTCCAGCCAACTCTTGGTGACACATGTACAGGGTTTCCTTGCTCAGTAGATGAATGAGACTTGTAAACTGCTCTTTAGGCCGCTCTTTCGCTAACTGTGCTATCTTAACAAGTTGTGTTTCCAATTCGTTTCCACCTCTGCGTGTGGGAATTGTGTCTGTTGTCAGGGTCTTCAAATGTAGCTGCCTTTTCTCCACGGCCATTACGCCGTTTCATCGATACTACGCAGTTATCTGACTCCCTATCTCTTATTTGCTTTCCTCGTTTGTTTTTCACTTGTACGGCATACCCAGCAGTTCTAGGAAGAGATAGGGCCTCCCGGGTTACCGCTAATTCTCAATCTATAGCGTGCCAAGTTCTTAGACCCCGGAGTGCTTACTCAAACTCACCATTGCGCTTGAGCAAGTTTCGCCTTCTGTATGTGTAACTACATCGGCCGATCTCGACTAATTTTTCGAGGCTCAATCACTTCAGCTTTCGCTTTCGGCCCGCTATTTTGCTGTTCTACGCTTAAAGCTATCCGTTACCGTTTAGCCTTCAAGAACTAGCTACAGGATGGCTGGTTAGGCTTTATCCTGATGGGACTTACACCCACTAGAATTAGCGACCTTGCCCGGCCGCACTACACAAAAATATTGACAGACCCGCCTTGGTCGCTATGAACGATCAAACCAGTCACGTCTTTCGTTTTCTCGAACGTTTTCTGCCACACGGTCACGTGTAGATGAAGCATAGTTACAATGGTGCTTGCGCCGAATCTTCGCTTGCAACCCTAACGCTTGCATGATTCGGAGTACCTTTTTGTGGTTCCACCATACGTTGTGGTCTTGGAACAGAAGCAGCTGAATTTGCCTGTACCCACACTTCCCCTCATAGCGATCATACACGCCTCGAATGAGTTCCTTGGCTTGCTTGTCCCGGTCGTAATCAACGCGCTTCAAATAAGCGTAATATCCACTTCTGGATACGCTAAACAGCCTGCAGAGCATCTTCACCTCAAATTCCACAGCTAATATTCTTATCGCTGAATATTTCTGCGTTGCACCTCCTGCATCCAGGTTTTCAAACACTTTTTTAGGACAGCATTCTCCCGCTCTAACTTCTCGACATAACGGCTTTGGTCCACATACTCTTCTTAACGTCCTCTTTGGTCGAGAAAGCTAAACTCTCCTAATTTCTTGTACTTCCTCATCCACACCTTGAGTCGACCTTTATCATTAATGTTTAGTTCCTTCATGATTTCACGGTGTGTCTTTCCCTGTAATTTCATTTGTATCGCTTGCTTCTTTGTCTCTTCGCTATACAGCTTAAACTTTTGACCTTTCTTTGCTGGCATTAAAAATGCACCCCCTAGAATTTCATCGGATTAACCAGGGGGTTTATCCAATGTCTATTCTAAAGGGTGCACATCATACAACACTGGGGCTCTTTCCAGAAAGTAACCGTTTAGACGGAATACCTAAAATTATAGCATGTAGCAATTAATAGAGTGAATATGTCCAACTTACACTGAAAGGTTTTCTATAATGGTGATTTGAACCTAAAGTATAGCCGAATATCTCAATGTTTACACCACCAGATTGGCTATATGTAGTATCAATTACTCCAGAACCCGAAACTGAGACGCTAGTTGTTGGTAAGCTTCCGGTAGAAGACTTAGCATAAACATTTGGACTTACAACATCGTAGTATCCAGTCGATGCTGCAACAATATCTACTCCGTTAATCTCGTTAATTTGCATAAAAGAACTGCCTGGAAGTGTATACATATACAAATTCAAATTAATACGTACTGTAGCGAAATCATCAACTTTTACATCACGATACACGTTTCTATTGGAATAATAACCATCAGAAGAAGCTTGGGGTTGCACTTTTGAATTGAGTTTAACTGATGGGATTGTTTCTCCATACGCATCAACTTTTTTACCAGTTGATTTATCGATAATTTCGACACGTACTTCTTCTGAGGTCTCACTCCGAACAAAAGAATACTGATCTTCACTATAAGGGACATTTACATATAAATCATACAGTTTTACTTTTTGTACTTCAGAAGCCGTTGACTCTGAAGTTGCGGCGGATGCAACTAATGGAGTTGAGGTGGATAATACTGATGGAGCTAATACAGAACAAGCTAGAGCGACTGCAGGTAGAATTTTTCTGACTTTCATAACTACATCTCCTATCTATTAATGGATTAATTTGGAACAAAACTAGAATATTATGGTATTTTTGGCATGTAAACTCTTGATTATTGACTAATATTGTGTTATTTTGGTAAAAAAGGAGGCAGCATCATGGATCTACAAAATCAAGATATTAATCAATACATAAATGGTATTTCTCAAAATATTGGTAGAATTGCTGATAGTGTGACAATTAAATTGACCGATACAACAAATAGTATTCAAAGCTTGGACGGAACCTTGAAAGTCACCAATATATTACTTGGACTTTTAGCAGTAATTTCTATTGCCAATTTTATATTAAAGTTAAAGCGAAAATAATAAATTGAGACTGTTTAATAATATATGGAATTTTGACCCCTAAGTAGCCTAAAAAAACGGCAAACTAAGATAATTCTTAGTTTGCCGTCAGGCTGTCGAGAAACCCCCTGTTTTTTTGTAGGGGGTTTCAAAATGCCTTATTTAGTTTATAAAAATGGGTTCTCAGATCGTTTTAAATCCATTTTTGTTTTAAAAGATGAGTCTCCCCATCGAGTAGAAGGCTCCCCATTAATTGGAAAGCCGACCTCTCACACCACCGTACGTACCGTTCGGTATACGGCGGTTCAACCGTTTAAGTGCACTTGACGTAAACGCTCGTATTGCGCAGGGAAGTCATAATACCCTGCTCTTGCGAGCTTTTCGTTTGTAATAGAGCGGTTTAATATCGCGCTTCCGGCTACACGCCAGTAACTTAACCGAGTGTTTCCCCATTGGTAAGCTTGCCACTCCGGCACGCCTAATTTCCTCAGATTCTGTATCTTCGTCCTCGGTTTCTTCCACTGTTTCCAGATGTACATCCGCATCCGTCTTCGTAACCATTCATTCCAGCTTTGTAGGATTCGCTTCATGTCGGCCACGTAGAAATAACCCATCCATCCTCGAATGTAGATTTTGACCTTCTCCATGACCTGCCGAGCATTTCTGCCTTGGCTCCGCTTCGTTAACTCTTTCAGTTTCTTCTTTGCTTTGGCTAGGGGGGCATCCCGATGCGTCCGGATATACATACCGCTTCCGTTCTTCCCTAGGGCAAAACCCAGAAATTTGAAATGCTTCTGCGCAACCACGCTCACGACTTTGCTCTTCTTCGTGTTCATCTGGAGTCTTAACTTGTTCTCTAGATACTTTCAGCTCGTCTCAAGTAACCAGGTGCCTGCCCGTTTACTTTTCGCTAGCACCACGATGTCATCTGCATATCGGATCACGATCACTCCTCGGCTTTTCATCTCTTGGTCAAATTCGTTCAAGTAGATGTTCGCCAGAAGCGGGGATAGAGGCCCTCCTTGCGGAGAGCCTTCTTCCGTTTCCCGGCATATTCCGTTTTCCAGGACTCCGCTTTTCAAGTACTTCTTAATGAGGTCGGTTACTCGCTTATCCCGAATCTGTTGTCACAGAAGCTTCATCAGTAACTCATGGTTTAACGTATCGAAGTATTTCGAGAGGTCAATCTCTACCGCATAGCTATATCCTTGTTCCGCATAGCTCTTCACTCTTAGGATGGCTTGCTGGGCACTTCGCCCTGGTCGATAGCCATAGGCTTCCTTCCGAGAACAACGGCTCGAAGATCGGCCCTAATTGCTGAGCTATCGCTTGCTGGATGACTCGGTCTACCACAGTGGGGATCCCCAGTTTGCGTACGCCACTTCCATCTGGTTTGGGGATTTCTTTGCGTCTTACCGGACTCGGTTTATACGTTCCTTCCCGGATGCGACCTAGCAGCTCTTCTCTATTTTCTTGCCCCCCCTAGCGCGGCCTCTACGGTCATCCCACCCGATTCCTGGCGCTCCGTGGTTGTTTTTGACTTGCTTGTAGGCCTTGTTCAGGTTGTCCCTATTCAGTATCCGCTCAAGCAAGTGATTTGCACCGTCTCTTTCTTTACTTTCCCGAGTACCGGTGCTCCGCGCTCCTGCATACTCTTCGCGTTCCACGCTATCCCTTTGCCGGTAGCCCTCTCGGTATTCTGCTTTCATCGCACCGATTCTCCTCCCAGTTTGTACTTGAGACTTACGATTGTTCAGCCCTTCCCCCAAAAAAACTTTCGGTACTATGGCTTCTGCTGACTTCTCACAGCAAGCTTTACGCCGTCTTTCGGATTTTTTTTCCTACTCCACGTCCGTGAGATCTCCCTGGGTAAGAGCGATAACTTTCCCCTCATCTATCTGCCACATTTACATGATGTGACTCGGGCAGTATTGGACTTCGCTTTGATATGCAAGCTCGTCCGTCCCACCATGCCTTGTATGTGATTTCTGTTCGTCAGACCGAGGTTTTGCCTCCGGCTTCCTTCAGATTCCGTCTCACGACGGACACCCTTGCCTTCAGCTAACAGTTCCTACTGCCAAGCCTGTAGCGGACTTTCACCGCCGAGTTATCGCCCATGCCGGGCGCACATATAAAAAGAAGGCTGTCGAGAAAGTCTCGACAGCCTTCTTTTTATGTATTCATTTTAAGACGACACCGCGTTAATGTTGTATAATATAGGTAACTACTCATGAACGGAAGGTGTTTTGGAATGCTGAGATCTAACCGGGAAAAACAACAAAGCTACGAATTCGTATCCATCGAAGAGTTGGTTCCACAGGATCACTTGCTGCGGAAAGTGGACAAGTATATTGACTTTTCTTTTATTGAGAGTAAGGTTCGTCCTTTGTATTGTGCAGACAATGGGCGTCCAGCCATTGATCCGGTCGTTCTATTTAAGATGATCTTTCTCGGTTATTTCTACGGTATTCGCTCGGAACGCCAGCTGGAGCGCGAGATTCAAACCAATTTGGCGTATCGTTGGTTTTTGGGTTTGGGTTTAACAGACAAAGTCCCGGATCACTCCACGATTAGCTGGAACCGGCGGACTCGGTTTAAGGATACGGGCATTTTTCAGGAGATTTTTGACGAAATCGTCCTCCAGGCGATCTCGCACAAAATGGTGGGCGGCCGTGTGCTCATTACGGATTCGACTCACGTCAAAGCCAATGCCAACAAGCACCATTATACTAAGCAGGAGGTCCTGCAAAACACCAAGGACTATATTGACGAGCTCAATGAGGCTGTGGCGGAGGACCGCAAAGCGCACGGAAAAAAGTCCTGAAAACACGAGAGGATGTGAGCGAAACCAAGGAAATTAAAGTGAGCACCACCGACCCAGATAGCGGCTATATGATTCGCGACGGCAAGCCGGAGGGGTTCTTTTATCTCGATCACCGGACGGTGGATCTTAAATACAATCTGATTACCGATGTCCACGTCAAACCGGGAAATGTCCATGATTCGGTACCGTATTTGTCCCGATTAGACCGCCAAAGAGAACGGTTTGGATTCCAGGTTGAAGCTGTAGCCCTGGATTCGGGTTATTTAACAACGCCAATTTGCCGAGGTTTACAGAAGCGAAAGTTTTTCGCCGTTATTGCTCACCGGAGATTTCATCCGAAGCAGGGTTTGTTTGCCAAATGGAAGTTTACTTACGACACTGAAAGTGACTTCTATACCTGCCCGGAAAAACACCAACTGACCTACCGGACAACCGACCGGAAGGGTTACCGGCAGTATGCGTCAGATCCGGCGCATTGCAAGACTTGTCCGATGCTTCCGGATGCACTCATTCCAGGAACCACCGGAAGGTACTGACCCGGCATGTCTGGGAAGACAGCAAAGATGGGGTGCGAAACAACCGGCTAAGCCGAGACGGCAAGCAGCTATACCGAAAACGAAAAGAAACGATTGAGCGAAGCTTCGCGGATGCTAAAGAGCTCCATGGGTTTCGCTATGGACTCTCAAACGTCACCGAACAGGCGTTGATGACGGCCGCCGTACAGAACATGAAGAAGATGGCGATCCACCTGGATCGCCTGGAAAAGAGGGGTAACCCCCTCTTTTTTGGGTTTTCATGCAACTACAAATGAAAAAAAGAGAAACACAACGTCTCAAAGACGTGGGTTTCTCGACACTCTGGGGCTCCCGAAGGAGCCTATTTCCCTTTAGTATCAAGGTTGATTTGCAGCAATAGCTCAAATTCAATTAAATATAAAACATGAAATTACTATTCGTCTCATGATCCTCATAATTCACCAGGCTATCCAGCGTGGTGGAGTCCAGCACGTCGGCGATGCTGTCGCGGATGCGCAGCCACAAATCGCGTTTGGCCGGGTCGTCTTCTTCGGTGAAATCCACCGGGGAGATCGGTCCTTCCAGCACGCGGATAATATCGCCTGCTGTAATTTCGGCCGCTTCTTTGGCAAGAATATAGCCGCCGTAAGCGCCGCGTACGCTTTTTACCAGACCTGCGTTACGCAGCGGAGCAATCAATTGCTCCAGATAATGTTCGGAAAGCTGATTTTTTTCGGCAATGCTCTTTAAAGAAGTTGGGCCTTCCCCGTATTTGGCCGCAAGCTCCATCATAATAGTCAGACCGTAACGTCCTTTTGTTGAAATTTTCAAACCGGGCACCTCTTTCAATTTGTACGCATTTTTTATATAATAAAACTTTGGATTTGTTATACTAAGTGTAACAAGTTCCAAAATAACGCCTCTCATGCGGGAAGTCTAAAACAAGCAAGTTTGCATTTGCATTTTTGCACCCTAAATTCCCAACTTACCATATGGTAACATACGAACAGGGGTTTAGGAAACTTCCAAGCTTGCCACTGAGGGCAATCATCAATATTCGGACCCTTCAAGTCCAGAGGAGTTGATAAGTCTATGCCAGAACAAACTACAAAACCAAAAGTGATCGTAGGCATGTCGGGAGGCGTCGATTCTTCCGTCACCGCACTTTTGCTCAAACAGCAAGGCTACGAGC includes the following:
- the cymR gene encoding cysteine metabolism transcriptional regulator CymR; this encodes MKISTKGRYGLTIMMELAAKYGEGPTSLKSIAEKNQLSEHYLEQLIAPLRNAGLVKSVRGAYGGYILAKEAAEITAGDIIRVLEGPISPVDFTEEDDPAKRDLWLRIRDSIADVLDSTTLDSLVNYEDHETNSNFMFYI
- the ltrA gene encoding group II intron reverse transcriptase/maturase — its product is METQLVKIAQLAKERPKEQFTSLIHLLSKETLYMCHQELAGNKAVGVDEVTKAMYEEDLHANLSNLHQALRTRAFKPQPVRRVYIPKPGSKKMRLLGIPAYEDKIVQLAVSKILSAIYEQDFLNSSFGFRPGRGCHESLRMLHTTIMTKKINWVVDADIAGFFDNVDHKWMMKCLEVRIKDRKLLQLIQRMLKAGMMEEGILRQTVQGTPQGGIISPVLANIYLHYVLDLWFEKRMRKRFRGQTQIVRYADDFVCCFQSEGEARNYYLQLKDRLKKFNLEIEPGKSKIIEFGQFAAQNKKRKGEDKPETFDFLGFTHYCSKSRNGKFRVKRQTSRKKLQAALNRMKEWIKANRALQVKLLLEQLKAKLIGHYRYYGITDNGPMLSRYWYGTMRLLFKWLNRRSQRNSYTWDKFLLLMKANPLPTPRIYASVFDGRASV
- a CDS encoding reverse transcriptase domain-containing protein, producing the protein MKSGVLENGICRETEEGSPQGGPLSPLLANIYLNEFDQEMKSRGVIVIRYADDIVVLAKSKRAGTWLLETS
- a CDS encoding IS3 family transposase; the protein is MFENLDAGGATQKYSAIRILAVEFEVKMLCRLFSVSRSGYYAYLKRVDYDRDKQAKELIRGVYDRYEGKCGYRQIQLLLFQDHNVWWNHKKVLRIMQALGLQAKIRRKHHCNYASSTRDRVAENVRENERRDWFDRS
- a CDS encoding helix-turn-helix domain-containing protein, translated to MPAKKGQKFKLYSEETKKQAIQMKLQGKTHREIMKELNINDKGRLKVWMRKYKKLGEFSFLDQRGR
- a CDS encoding group II intron maturase-specific domain-containing protein, which encodes MNTKKSKVVSVVAQKHFKFLGFALGKNGSGMYIRTHRDAPLAKAKKKLKELTKRSQGRNARQVMEKVKIYIRGWMGYFYVADMKRILQSWNEWLRRRMRMYIWKQWKKPRTKIQNLRKLGVPEWQAYQWGNTRLSYWRVAGSAILNRSITNEKLARAGYYDFPAQYERLRQVHLNG